In one Streptomyces sp. NBC_01241 genomic region, the following are encoded:
- a CDS encoding DUF3817 domain-containing protein — protein MDVKTATALHRLRLISVPEALSFPALIIFGSILSRVSDIDFLMMPLGILHGVLFVIYAVLLLDVWAKTKWPLKRVALFFLLALLPFGGLYGDKVLKRYEADGAIAARARREGVVSA, from the coding sequence GTGGACGTCAAGACCGCTACCGCCCTGCACCGGCTGCGCCTCATCTCGGTTCCCGAGGCGCTCTCCTTCCCGGCACTGATCATCTTTGGCTCGATCCTCAGCCGGGTCTCCGACATCGACTTCCTGATGATGCCGCTCGGCATCCTGCACGGCGTCCTCTTCGTCATCTACGCCGTGCTGCTCCTCGACGTCTGGGCCAAGACCAAGTGGCCGCTGAAGCGCGTCGCGCTCTTCTTCCTGCTCGCACTGCTGCCGTTCGGCGGCCTGTACGGCGACAAGGTGCTCAAGCGCTACGAGGCCGACGGCGCCATCGCCGCCCGCGCCCGCCGGGAAGGCGTGGTCAGCGCATGA
- a CDS encoding MTH1187 family thiamine-binding protein, whose translation MIVAFSVSPLGVGEDVGEYVADAVRVVRESGLPNRTDAMFTSIEGESWDEVMDVVKRAVAAVEARAGRVSLVLKADIRPGVTDGLTSKVETVERYLAD comes from the coding sequence ATGATCGTCGCGTTCTCGGTCAGTCCGCTGGGCGTCGGTGAGGACGTCGGTGAGTACGTCGCCGACGCCGTCCGGGTCGTCCGTGAGTCCGGGCTGCCCAACCGCACGGACGCGATGTTCACCTCCATCGAGGGCGAGAGCTGGGACGAGGTCATGGACGTGGTCAAGCGGGCCGTCGCCGCCGTCGAGGCCCGCGCCGGACGCGTCTCCCTCGTACTGAAGGCCGACATCCGCCCCGGTGTCACCGACGGTCTGACCTCCAAGGTCGAGACGGTCGAGCGGTACCTCGCGGACTGA
- a CDS encoding ArsR/SmtB family transcription factor, translated as MSFHLHFDESDLLRCRFAISPIWETQQAVRTLLRPGRHGYHEPWLRRIRSAATGLDLRPLWSLMPESGHSPDFLSPPPLGPYASFEEEIAGVRAIDPRLVREDLELTLACMPGTRGSPAGRAMLADPARARQELAALLEQAWRVLVEPDWPRLRALLEADIAYHSRRLAAVGFSRLLGELSPQLSWADSTLTLIGVKGRHSRVLGGQGLVLMPSVFAWPDVVSGYEPPWQPAVIYPARGIGALWTEPADRTPNTLAQLLGRARADVLCALDEPAGTSALAHRLGLAPSSVSEHLSVLRAAGLLTSRRYGHQVLYERTPLGIALAVPTE; from the coding sequence ATGTCGTTCCATCTGCATTTCGACGAGAGCGATCTGCTCCGCTGCAGGTTCGCCATCTCTCCGATCTGGGAGACGCAGCAGGCGGTACGTACCCTCCTGCGCCCCGGTCGGCACGGCTACCACGAACCGTGGCTGAGGCGCATCCGGAGCGCCGCCACGGGGCTCGATCTGCGGCCGCTGTGGTCGCTGATGCCGGAGAGCGGACACAGTCCCGACTTCCTGTCCCCGCCACCGCTGGGGCCCTACGCCTCCTTCGAGGAGGAGATCGCCGGGGTCCGTGCCATCGACCCCCGGCTGGTCCGCGAGGACCTGGAGCTGACGCTCGCGTGCATGCCGGGTACCCGGGGCTCCCCCGCCGGGCGGGCGATGCTCGCCGACCCCGCACGGGCGCGGCAGGAGCTGGCCGCGTTGCTGGAGCAGGCGTGGCGGGTGCTGGTCGAACCGGACTGGCCGCGACTGCGCGCGCTGCTGGAGGCGGACATCGCGTACCACTCGCGCCGGCTGGCCGCGGTCGGCTTCTCGCGGCTGCTCGGTGAGCTGAGCCCGCAGCTGAGCTGGGCGGATTCGACGCTCACGCTGATCGGGGTCAAGGGCCGGCATTCCCGGGTGCTCGGCGGTCAGGGCCTCGTCCTCATGCCGAGCGTCTTCGCCTGGCCGGATGTGGTCAGCGGGTACGAGCCGCCCTGGCAGCCCGCGGTGATCTACCCGGCGCGCGGGATCGGCGCTCTGTGGACGGAGCCCGCGGACCGCACGCCGAACACGCTCGCCCAGCTGCTGGGGCGGGCGCGGGCCGATGTGCTGTGCGCGCTCGACGAACCGGCCGGGACGAGCGCGCTCGCGCACCGGCTGGGCCTGGCGCCGTCCTCCGTGTCGGAGCATCTGTCGGTGCTGCGGGCGGCGGGGCTGCTGACGTCGCGGCGGTATGGACACCAGGTGCTGTACGAGCGGACGCCGCTCGGGATCGCCCTGGCGGTGCCGACCGAGTAG
- a CDS encoding MFS transporter, with protein sequence MPSNSPDLMGSPHDAADTPDGPTGRTSHEPSAARRRADAHPAGPEPSPAPSPERADPIDPNPSPALRAPAAADPGTSRGYRAVFAVREFRAVFTAHLLSLMGLMVSELALTVLVYDLTDSPLLSALTFALGLLPYLIGGTLLAGVADRYPARRVLVTCDLLCAGCVAVMVLPGTPVGGLLALRCAVALVSPVFTGTRMAALTDILGEGDLYVLGRSLLRIVSQSALLIGFGAGGVLLTVVSAREAIAITVVTFLSSAALLRFGTRNRPARTGDSGDGGNLLKDSLAGARTVFADRRIRALTLLFWVPPMFVVAPEALAAPYADEIGAGRAALGLLMCSMPIGNIVAELYVGGVLTPRARSRIVLPAAVAGLLPLLLYGLRPGLPLTMAALALAGVGAAYVIGLDQWFVEAVPEELRGRAMTLQTAGLMTVQGIGMALAGLAAEFLPVHQVVAGAAVIGTVCTLLLVREVSRTASAPRIRTEVRDSDDQHMTSG encoded by the coding sequence ATGCCGAGCAACAGCCCCGACCTGATGGGCAGCCCCCACGACGCGGCGGACACCCCGGACGGCCCGACGGGTCGGACTTCCCACGAACCGTCAGCCGCACGCCGCCGAGCGGACGCCCACCCCGCAGGACCGGAGCCGTCGCCGGCCCCCTCCCCGGAGCGCGCCGACCCCATTGACCCGAACCCGTCGCCCGCGCTCCGGGCCCCGGCCGCCGCGGACCCCGGCACGTCCCGCGGCTACCGCGCCGTCTTCGCCGTACGGGAGTTCCGGGCCGTATTCACCGCTCATCTGCTTTCCCTCATGGGCCTGATGGTCAGCGAGCTGGCGCTCACCGTCCTCGTCTACGACCTCACCGACTCGCCGCTGCTCAGCGCCCTCACCTTCGCGCTCGGCCTGCTGCCGTACCTGATCGGCGGCACGCTCCTCGCCGGGGTCGCCGACCGCTACCCCGCCCGCCGGGTCCTGGTCACCTGCGATCTGCTCTGCGCGGGCTGCGTCGCCGTCATGGTGCTGCCCGGCACCCCCGTCGGCGGGCTCCTCGCCCTGCGCTGCGCCGTCGCGCTCGTGTCACCCGTCTTCACCGGCACACGGATGGCCGCGCTCACCGACATTCTCGGCGAGGGCGATCTCTATGTACTGGGCCGCTCGCTGCTGCGGATCGTCTCGCAGAGCGCGCTGCTGATCGGCTTCGGCGCGGGGGGAGTGCTGCTCACCGTGGTCTCCGCGCGCGAGGCGATCGCGATCACCGTCGTGACCTTCCTCTCCTCGGCGGCCCTGCTCCGCTTCGGCACCCGGAACCGGCCCGCCCGGACCGGCGACAGCGGCGACGGGGGCAATCTGCTCAAGGACTCACTCGCGGGAGCGCGCACCGTCTTCGCCGACCGCAGGATCCGCGCGCTGACGCTGCTCTTCTGGGTGCCGCCCATGTTCGTCGTGGCACCGGAGGCGCTCGCCGCACCGTACGCCGACGAGATCGGGGCCGGCCGGGCCGCGCTGGGGCTGCTGATGTGCTCGATGCCGATCGGCAACATCGTCGCGGAGCTGTACGTGGGCGGCGTGCTCACACCGCGCGCCCGCTCCCGGATCGTGCTGCCGGCCGCCGTCGCCGGGCTCCTGCCGCTCCTGCTGTACGGGCTCCGCCCCGGCCTGCCCCTGACCATGGCCGCGCTCGCACTGGCCGGGGTGGGGGCGGCATACGTCATCGGCCTCGACCAGTGGTTCGTCGAAGCAGTGCCCGAGGAGCTGCGGGGCCGGGCGATGACCCTGCAGACCGCGGGGCTGATGACGGTCCAGGGCATCGGCATGGCCCTTGCCGGGCTGGCCGCCGAATTCCTTCCCGTCCATCAGGTGGTCGCCGGAGCCGCCGTGATCGGTACGGTGTGCACGCTCCTGCTCGTCCGCGAGGTCAGCCGCACGGCATCCGCACCCCGAATTCGGACCGAGGTTCGAGACAGTGATGACCAGCATATGACCAGTGGGTAA
- a CDS encoding MarR family winged helix-turn-helix transcriptional regulator, whose product MPKPLRLPFDPIARADELWQQRWGPVPSMGAITSIMRAQQILLAEVDAVVKPYGLTFARYEALVLLTFSKAGELPMSKIGERLMVHPTSVTNTVDRLVRSGLVAKRPNPNDGRGTLASITDKGREVVEAATKDLVDMEFGLGAYDAEECAEIFAMLRPLRIAAHDFEEA is encoded by the coding sequence GTGCCGAAGCCGCTCCGTCTCCCCTTCGATCCCATCGCCCGCGCCGACGAACTCTGGCAGCAGCGCTGGGGTCCGGTGCCCTCGATGGGGGCGATCACCTCGATCATGCGCGCCCAGCAGATCCTGCTCGCCGAGGTCGACGCGGTCGTCAAACCGTACGGACTGACCTTCGCCCGTTACGAGGCGCTGGTGCTGCTCACCTTCTCCAAGGCCGGCGAGCTGCCGATGTCCAAGATCGGTGAGCGGCTCATGGTCCACCCGACCTCCGTCACCAACACCGTGGACCGGCTGGTCCGCTCCGGGCTGGTCGCCAAGCGCCCCAATCCGAACGACGGCCGCGGCACCCTTGCCTCCATCACCGACAAGGGCCGCGAGGTCGTCGAGGCGGCGACCAAGGACCTGGTCGACATGGAGTTCGGGCTCGGGGCGTACGACGCCGAGGAGTGCGCGGAGATCTTCGCCATGCTGCGGCCGCTGCGGATCGCGGCCCATGATTTCGAAGAGGCCTGA
- a CDS encoding zinc-binding dehydrogenase — MKAWQFTEVGQPLSLHEIPEPEAGAGEIVIDVKAAGLCHSDVGFLDGTLTSLLPFRPITLGHEIAGVVSVVGSGVSRFRVGDRVAVPAAIEGPGTSSNGGFQSRVAVREELVIRLPDAIAWDQAAAATDAGLTSYHAVVVQGGVTAGTKVGVIGFGGLGSLGAQVALAVGAEVYVAEKNEKVHAFARELGAKKVVKDITELADEKLDVVVDFAGFGTTTAGAVDTVRRDGRVVQVGLGVAEGTINLQQLTLNQVVLIGSQAGTIEDCEAVVGLIAEGKVTSRITRIGFDAIGDGIGRLERGEVIGRLVAVYE, encoded by the coding sequence ATGAAAGCATGGCAGTTCACCGAGGTCGGGCAGCCCCTCTCGCTGCACGAGATCCCCGAGCCGGAGGCGGGGGCCGGTGAGATCGTCATCGACGTGAAGGCCGCCGGGCTCTGCCACAGCGACGTCGGCTTCCTGGACGGCACCCTCACCTCGCTGCTGCCGTTCCGGCCGATCACCCTGGGGCATGAGATCGCGGGCGTGGTGTCCGTGGTCGGTTCGGGTGTATCACGCTTCCGTGTCGGGGACAGGGTCGCTGTGCCCGCCGCGATCGAAGGACCCGGCACCTCGTCGAACGGTGGCTTCCAGAGCAGGGTCGCGGTCCGCGAGGAACTGGTGATCCGGCTGCCCGACGCCATCGCCTGGGACCAGGCGGCCGCGGCGACCGATGCGGGGCTGACCTCGTACCACGCCGTGGTCGTACAGGGCGGCGTGACGGCTGGGACCAAGGTCGGCGTCATCGGCTTCGGCGGGCTCGGCTCGTTGGGGGCGCAGGTGGCTCTCGCGGTCGGTGCCGAAGTCTATGTCGCCGAGAAGAACGAGAAGGTGCACGCCTTCGCCCGCGAGCTCGGGGCGAAGAAGGTCGTGAAGGACATCACGGAACTCGCCGACGAGAAGCTGGACGTCGTCGTGGACTTCGCCGGCTTCGGAACCACGACCGCGGGTGCGGTCGACACGGTCCGGCGGGACGGGCGCGTGGTGCAGGTGGGCCTCGGAGTCGCGGAAGGCACCATCAACCTGCAGCAGCTGACCCTCAACCAGGTCGTCCTCATCGGCTCCCAGGCCGGGACCATCGAGGACTGCGAGGCGGTGGTCGGACTCATCGCCGAGGGCAAGGTGACCTCTCGCATCACCCGCATCGGCTTCGACGCGATCGGCGACGGGATCGGCCGGCTGGAGCGGGGCGAGGTCATCGGGCGGCTCGTCGCCGTGTACGAGTAG
- a CDS encoding TetR family transcriptional regulator: protein MGDTRRPRGRPPASSREKIEVEAVELFLRHGYAGTSIAMITEACGVGRTTFFRYFDSKSQIIWSAFDDHTQRLRELLARAEPDAPALTVIRACVVEALRDSVDERGIWLKRFTILDTSVELRSEESAQWLSWARAVAGYVAHRTGADPDGIVPAGIGGALQAAFLATLRSWQGTEESPDRLLHQMDVGLAPLCDVLQEWLDRS from the coding sequence ATGGGAGACACGAGGCGGCCGCGAGGGCGGCCGCCCGCCTCGTCGCGGGAGAAGATCGAGGTGGAGGCCGTCGAGCTCTTCCTCCGCCACGGCTACGCCGGGACCAGCATCGCGATGATCACCGAGGCCTGCGGTGTCGGCAGAACGACCTTCTTCCGCTACTTCGACTCCAAGTCGCAGATCATCTGGTCCGCCTTCGACGACCACACCCAGAGGCTTCGCGAGCTGCTCGCCCGTGCGGAGCCGGATGCCCCCGCCCTGACGGTGATCCGTGCCTGCGTCGTCGAGGCGCTGCGCGACTCTGTCGACGAGCGGGGCATCTGGCTGAAGCGGTTCACCATTCTGGACACCTCGGTGGAGCTGCGCTCCGAGGAGTCGGCCCAGTGGCTGAGCTGGGCGCGTGCCGTCGCCGGGTATGTGGCGCACCGCACCGGGGCCGATCCGGACGGCATCGTCCCTGCCGGCATCGGCGGTGCGCTCCAGGCTGCCTTCCTCGCCACACTCCGCAGCTGGCAAGGGACGGAGGAGTCGCCGGACCGGCTGCTGCACCAGATGGACGTGGGACTTGCCCCGCTCTGCGACGTGCTCCAGGAGTGGCTGGACCGGAGCTGA
- a CDS encoding DUF3817 domain-containing protein — protein MKPSVLTRYRVMAYVTAVMLLILCLCMIFKYGFDMGKDLTLVVSQIHGVLYIIYLIFAFDLGSKAKWPVGKLLWVLISGTIPTAAFFVERKVVREVGPLVADGSPVTVKA, from the coding sequence ATGAAACCCAGCGTGCTGACCCGCTATCGGGTGATGGCCTACGTCACCGCCGTCATGTTGCTGATCCTGTGTCTGTGCATGATCTTCAAGTACGGCTTCGACATGGGCAAGGATCTGACGCTCGTCGTCTCCCAGATCCATGGTGTGCTCTACATCATCTACCTGATCTTCGCCTTCGACCTCGGCTCCAAGGCGAAGTGGCCGGTGGGCAAGCTGCTCTGGGTGCTGATCTCCGGCACCATCCCGACGGCCGCGTTCTTCGTCGAGCGCAAGGTCGTCCGCGAGGTCGGGCCGCTGGTCGCCGACGGTTCTCCCGTCACCGTCAAGGCCTGA
- a CDS encoding acyl-CoA mutase large subunit family protein: MDADAIEEGRRRWQARYDKARKRDADFTTLSGDPVEPVYGPRPGDTYEGFERIGWPGEYPFTRGLHPTGYRGRTWTIRQFAGFGNAEQTNERYKMILAAGGGGLSVAFDMPTLMGRDSDDPRSLGEVGHCGVAIDSAADMEVLFKGIPLGDVTTSMTISGPAVPVFCMYLVAAERQGVDPGVLNGTLQTDIFKEYIAQKEWLFQPEPHLRLIGDLMEHCARDIPAYKPLSVSGYHIREAGATAAQELAYTLADGFGYVELGLSRGLDVDTFAPGLSFFFDAHLDFFEEIAKFRAARRIWARWMKETYGAKTDKAQWLRFHTQTAGVSLTAQQPYNNVVRTAVEALSAVLGGTNSLHTNALDETLALPSEQAAEIALRTQQVLMEETGVANVADPLGGSWYVEQLTDRIEADAEKIFDQIKERGTRAHPDGQHPVGPITSGILRGIEDGWFTGEIAESAFQYQQSLEKGDKRVVGVNVHHGSVTGDLEILRVSHEVEREQVRVLGDRKDARDDARVKSALDAMLAAARDGSNMIGPMLDAVRAEATLGEICGVLRDEWGTYTEPPGF, encoded by the coding sequence ATGGACGCTGACGCGATCGAGGAGGGCCGCCGCCGCTGGCAGGCCCGTTACGACAAGGCCCGCAAGCGTGACGCGGACTTCACCACACTCTCCGGGGACCCCGTGGAGCCCGTGTACGGCCCCCGCCCCGGGGACACGTACGAGGGATTCGAGCGGATCGGCTGGCCCGGCGAGTACCCCTTCACCCGGGGGCTCCACCCGACCGGCTACCGCGGCCGGACCTGGACCATCCGCCAGTTCGCCGGCTTCGGCAACGCCGAGCAGACCAACGAGCGCTACAAGATGATCCTCGCCGCGGGCGGCGGCGGGCTCAGCGTCGCCTTCGACATGCCGACGCTGATGGGCCGCGACTCCGACGACCCCCGCTCGCTCGGCGAGGTCGGGCACTGCGGTGTGGCCATCGATTCCGCCGCCGACATGGAGGTCCTCTTCAAGGGCATCCCCCTCGGCGACGTCACGACGTCCATGACGATCAGCGGACCCGCCGTCCCCGTCTTCTGCATGTACCTGGTCGCCGCCGAGCGCCAGGGCGTCGACCCGGGCGTGCTCAACGGCACGCTCCAGACCGACATCTTCAAGGAGTACATCGCGCAGAAGGAGTGGCTCTTCCAGCCCGAACCCCATCTGCGCCTCATCGGCGACCTGATGGAGCACTGCGCCCGCGACATCCCCGCGTACAAGCCGCTCTCCGTCTCCGGCTACCACATCCGCGAGGCCGGGGCGACGGCCGCGCAGGAGCTCGCGTACACGCTCGCCGACGGTTTCGGCTACGTGGAGCTCGGCCTCTCCCGCGGGCTGGACGTCGACACCTTCGCGCCCGGCCTCTCCTTCTTCTTCGACGCGCACCTCGACTTCTTCGAGGAGATCGCCAAGTTCCGCGCGGCCCGCCGGATCTGGGCCCGCTGGATGAAGGAGACCTACGGCGCGAAGACCGACAAGGCGCAGTGGCTCCGCTTCCACACCCAGACCGCCGGTGTCTCGCTCACCGCCCAGCAGCCGTACAACAACGTCGTACGCACCGCGGTCGAGGCGCTCTCCGCCGTCCTCGGCGGCACCAACTCGCTGCACACCAACGCCCTCGACGAGACCCTCGCGCTCCCCTCCGAGCAGGCCGCGGAGATCGCGCTGCGCACCCAGCAGGTGCTGATGGAGGAGACCGGCGTCGCCAATGTGGCCGACCCGCTGGGCGGTTCCTGGTACGTCGAGCAGCTCACCGACCGGATCGAGGCCGACGCCGAGAAGATCTTCGACCAGATCAAGGAGCGCGGCACCCGGGCCCATCCCGACGGGCAGCACCCCGTCGGGCCCATCACCTCCGGCATCCTGCGCGGCATCGAGGACGGCTGGTTCACCGGCGAGATCGCCGAGTCCGCCTTCCAGTACCAGCAGTCGCTGGAGAAGGGCGACAAACGCGTCGTCGGCGTCAATGTCCACCACGGCTCGGTCACCGGCGACCTGGAGATCCTGCGCGTCAGCCACGAGGTGGAGCGCGAGCAGGTCCGGGTGCTCGGCGACCGCAAGGACGCGCGCGACGACGCCCGGGTGAAGTCGGCGCTGGACGCGATGCTGGCCGCCGCCCGCGACGGCTCCAACATGATCGGCCCGATGCTCGACGCGGTACGGGCCGAGGCGACGCTCGGTGAGATCTGCGGGGTCCTGCGCGACGAGTGGGGCACCTACACGGAGCCGCCCGGCTTCTGA
- a CDS encoding TetR/AcrR family transcriptional regulator, with the protein MLSHSHPEPPRTGRPRSAAADEAILEATRASLVDLGWSKLTMGDVATRAGVAKTTLYRRWAGKNELVVDAVAVLFDELELPDLGSLSADVQAVVLQFAVLLERPEARTALMAVVAESTRDEALRTRIRDSIVYRQKRLVLQGRQRAQERGELPVEQDEKRAAATADLIFDVIAGAVVHRALVSAEPIDADWARRFTVLLLAGLGAAASA; encoded by the coding sequence ATGCTGAGCCACAGCCACCCCGAACCCCCTCGAACGGGACGCCCGCGCAGCGCCGCGGCCGATGAAGCGATCCTGGAGGCGACCAGAGCCTCCCTGGTGGACCTCGGCTGGTCGAAGCTGACGATGGGGGATGTGGCGACGCGGGCGGGTGTCGCCAAGACGACCCTGTACCGGCGCTGGGCGGGCAAGAACGAACTGGTCGTTGACGCCGTCGCGGTTCTCTTCGACGAGCTGGAACTGCCCGATCTGGGCAGCCTGTCGGCCGATGTGCAGGCGGTGGTGCTGCAGTTCGCCGTGCTGCTGGAGCGGCCGGAGGCCCGGACGGCGCTGATGGCGGTGGTCGCGGAGTCGACACGCGACGAGGCGCTGCGGACCCGGATCCGCGACTCGATCGTGTACCGGCAGAAGCGACTGGTGCTTCAGGGGCGTCAACGGGCCCAGGAGCGCGGGGAGTTGCCCGTCGAGCAGGACGAGAAGCGGGCGGCGGCGACCGCCGATCTGATCTTCGATGTGATCGCCGGCGCGGTCGTGCACCGGGCCCTGGTGAGCGCCGAGCCCATCGACGCGGACTGGGCCCGGCGCTTCACCGTGCTGCTGCTCGCGGGGCTGGGGGCGGCGGCCTCCGCGTGA
- a CDS encoding tetratricopeptide repeat protein: MQPRNMSMSGVVDLAAVKAAGEAKVKAEQARAEAARQGGGGAVSPSALVIDVDEAGFESDVLQRSTEVPVVIDFWAEWCEPCKQLGPLLERLAHDYNGRFVLAKVDVDANQMLMQQFGIQGIPAVFAVVAGQALPLFQGAAPEAQIRQTLDQLIQVAEERFGLTGIAVDQDAAAAEGAGQAPAEVPAGPYDALLEAAVQALDASDFPGAVQAYKNVLAEDPVNTEAKLGLAQAELLARVKDIDPQRVRQDAAEKPADLAAQLAAADLDLVGGHVEDAFGRLVETVRRNFGDDRDAARLRLLELFEVIGPDDPRVVGARTALARVLF; encoded by the coding sequence ATGCAGCCTAGGAACATGTCCATGAGCGGCGTCGTCGACCTCGCCGCGGTGAAGGCGGCCGGCGAGGCCAAGGTGAAGGCGGAGCAGGCCCGTGCCGAGGCCGCCCGGCAGGGTGGTGGCGGTGCCGTATCGCCGTCCGCCCTGGTGATCGATGTCGATGAGGCGGGCTTCGAGAGCGATGTCCTGCAGCGCTCCACGGAAGTCCCGGTCGTCATCGACTTCTGGGCCGAGTGGTGCGAGCCGTGCAAACAGCTGGGACCGCTCCTGGAGCGGCTGGCCCACGATTACAACGGCCGCTTCGTGCTGGCCAAGGTCGATGTCGACGCCAACCAGATGCTGATGCAGCAGTTCGGCATCCAGGGTATTCCGGCGGTCTTCGCCGTCGTCGCCGGGCAGGCCCTCCCGCTCTTCCAGGGCGCGGCCCCCGAGGCCCAGATCCGGCAGACGCTGGATCAGTTGATCCAGGTCGCCGAGGAGCGGTTCGGTCTCACCGGGATCGCGGTCGACCAGGACGCGGCCGCCGCCGAGGGAGCCGGTCAGGCTCCGGCCGAGGTGCCCGCCGGGCCGTACGACGCCCTGCTCGAAGCAGCCGTACAGGCCCTGGACGCCAGCGACTTCCCCGGTGCCGTCCAGGCGTACAAGAACGTCCTCGCCGAAGACCCGGTTAACACCGAGGCCAAGCTCGGTCTCGCCCAGGCCGAACTGCTCGCCCGGGTCAAGGACATCGACCCGCAGCGGGTCCGCCAGGACGCCGCGGAGAAGCCGGCCGACCTCGCGGCGCAGCTCGCGGCCGCCGATCTGGATCTCGTCGGCGGTCATGTCGAGGATGCCTTCGGGCGGCTCGTCGAGACGGTGCGCCGTAATTTCGGTGACGACAGGGACGCGGCGCGGCTGCGGCTGCTGGAGCTGTTCGAGGTGATCGGCCCCGACGACCCGCGGGTCGTCGGGGCGCGTACGGCGCTGGCGCGCGTCCTGTTCTGA